The Carassius auratus strain Wakin chromosome 34, ASM336829v1, whole genome shotgun sequence genomic sequence GGCTGTTTGCCACGAGGAAGGTTTAAGCGTGGGAAACCAGCTTTCCTCACCTCCTCGAAACTATTCTCATGGGCTGACGCCAGAGAAAAGGTGGCTCGCAGATTTCTCctcattctttttttaatgatcgGGAGGGTTAATCTGGAAGTGGGCAACAGTTCAAAAGGAGTTGAGGCAATAGGGACAGATGTGTTTCAGTCAGAGCAACGGTTCAGGTTCAATACACGTAACCGTCAGGGAAAGGCATCCCAGCAACACACTGCTCGCCACCGTCGACCAAATATGAAGCCCCCTCATCATAGTGCGCCAACGGAAGTGTGTCGTCATCCACTCCGGGCAGGCCGTCGGGGTCTGCTTTAAGGTTGGGCCTCTGGTTGTCTGGGAAGGCCATTGAGAAGAGGGCCTCGGGATCACACACAAATTTGTACACGTACCTCTCGCCAGCAACCTGAAAAGAGAGAAAGCCGTAAGATtatccataaaacaaacaaaaaaaaacttggtatTGTAGCAACTATTGTGATTATGAGCAGAGCATAGAGTAAAAGAAAGGGGAACCTGCCTTTACCTTCTGCATGATTCCCTTCTCGTAATAGTAACGCAGTGAGCGACTGAGTTTGTCATAGTTCATGGCCGGTCTGTTCTTCTGGATGCCCCAGCGTCGGGCCACCTGAAAACACAGATGATGATTGTGATTTCATTAGCTGGGTTTCAATTTAGTTGGCAGTATGCAACAAAGAGAAATTCCAAAATATACCATCACTTTCAGAGAAAATGACTGTAGTCACTAGTAAAGCCACTGTGgcctttttttcattaaatgaatTACTTTCGATTCAGAGCACTCAACCAGTCTggaaaaatattaacaattagTGGCAGATGGCTTTTGTCAGAAAGACAGTGTGTCAGACAATAATCTGGGCAAGGTTTTCAGACACGACTTGTTTCTCAAAAAAGGTCACATGACTACCGTAGCATCTAccgtgttcctgtagctcaactggtagagcattgcattatcaagcgcaaggttgggggtttaattcccagagaacacatgataagtaaaaatttatagcctgaatgcactgtaagtcgctttggataaaagcgtctgctaaatgcattaatttaattttactctACAGTAGCTTATTCTTTAAATGTCCTTTCATTAACAAAATGCGATTCACAGCCAGACAAAAAGggcttttttaaaaacttggttGTATAAAAATGTGAAAGTAATATCTGTAGCTTTAACAAAATCTGGATTTACAAATACTACCAACTATTGCCCATAACATAAAATCCACCTCAAGCGTTTTTAATGAGCGGTTTAGAAGTTCTAGTTGCATTTTAATGTTACCATTAGCATTTTTTCTGTTATCCCAAAATTCACTCAAAATACATGAATAGTACCTGAAAAGCTGGAAGCGAGAACATACAGGACTACTGTAAATGGTGTGTGACtgaaagtacataaaaaaaactgattgttGCTGCTCACCTCCTCTGGCTCAATAAGTTTAAACTCCATTCCACGTCCTGTCCAGGCGATGAAATGACCGTTAGCAGGATCATCCAGCAGCGTAACCAGAAACTGCCAAAGCTGGAGAGAGCCGCGCCGCTGGTAAGGCGGCCCGTCACGATACACTGAGGGCTCTTGCTTTACCTTCCCTGTCAGGAACAAGAATTACGAAGATTAGAGTTTGCCTGGAGCAGCGTGAACAAGCAGGAGAGAAATTCTGTCACAAATGTGGCTCATGTGGACACAGTCTCCATGTCACACCACCGTACTAGCGCGCTCTCTCTTCAAAGAAAGGAGTGCCCTGCTGAATCTGTACAGTACAGACTGAGCACTTGACAACTACTGAGATGACCATTAACCTGTCTTTGATTTGAAACTACACATGACCTGTTGTGAAATCTCACCTTCAAGTCTCTCGGGAACCACACAGGTGTCGTCGAAATACAACTGCTGATCTCTTTCAAATGAGAAGTCTACAGGCAGAGGGAAGAAACAGAGACACCGTATGTTAGATGAAGACAGGATAAGAGGATTTTAGCATGCTGGAGCTGCTTCAATGGTGATGCCACTTACTCTCATGGCTTTGGTAGAAACTTGCTGCTCTCCCAAATGAAGACTGACACTTAGGCACTTCTGCAAAACAACATAATAAAGTGGGgttattaaaaatgagaaattACCAATGATAAAGGAGTCAGACGttcctttaaaatgaataaaagaaagGTATGAGGTATGATTaaagatcaaataaattaaaaccttTAGAAAATTGTTAACTGTTCTCAAGGTTATTATAGTTGATTGAAATTATTAAATCTGAATTAACTACATTATTACTAATTAACTATACAAAACATTTTGTTActagaaactaaaataaaatatacagtataaagaaACCTTATTTAGTGCTTATAAGTGCTTGAACTTATTTCAAAttccagtgaatttttttttctttttcatttatttaaagtaacaaaaaaataaatctgaaataaaaataaaacatatagagAAATAAGCTAcaccaataattaaaataacattacaaaaataaataacaaaaatttaaatttgtaatagAGCTCAGCAATGTTAAAATAACAGTCTGCTCCTTAATTCTAATAAGGACAGAGATTGAACAGAGGTTTTATAGGAGCTCTGAAAAGGCAAGAGGATGAACAATAGTAATTCTGGCACTTTTAAAACACTGATGGAACAGCTGGGTCGTAAATGTCCAGCCTCACACATCTGATCTGGTAGCGCTGGCTAAGCTCATATCAACACACCAAAGAAACATGCAGCATTAGCAGTGAGCACTGAGTCACCAAATAGGATTAGCCACCATGACAATCAAGTTTGATCTGTCCTTGTGTCCTGGTGATACGCCAGGCCACTCCACCCCTCTCTGTCCTACTTTGAGTAAGCGATCCTCATTGATTGCATCAGATGCATCATCTGCCAGGCTGCTGTACAGATGAAACCACTCGGTTCAGCTGCCCCAATGCATATGTAATACGTGACACACAGATTTTTTAAGAAGGATGGTAAGAGGATTTAGAATGACATCAGTTACCTGCAAAGTGCAAACATAAACCTAGAAGGAGAGTATAACGCTTGAAAGAGTGTACAAAGCTGAATATATATCACAAACAGGAAGCTCAGCTAAGCGGACAGGTTTAAGGATGCATGGGGTTCCCCTAATCTCAGACAGGAAAGGAACAAAATCTTCTGATGTGGAATATGCCCCAATCTCCCTCAGATATGATCTCTTAATGCAACCTTTCAAAACTTGTTTAAACAAGGTTTAGGACTAAATATCCACTTTAAATGACACAttcatattttgattattatttccATTTATTAATAGGGCTgccaaatgtttaaaatgtccaAAATCATTAGTTACATgttactttatttataaaattaagcaGAATGAATTGCTTATGAATATTTCCTGAGAAGCCCCACTAAACAAGAAAATTCAAACACTATTACagtgacataataataataagacaataCAATTTCAAGATAATTCAAAAGACATTACcggtatatatactgtattattttatttattaataattttcctTACAGAACTTACAAACAGGTCAGGAGACAACTATGTTAAGTTACCATGGTAAATTGACAGCCCTGTTTATTAATAATGCTGCTCTTAAGGAATGTCTAAGTATGAATCAAGAAAGTGTCTCAGTTACACGCAAAGGTTCAAGGTGTTCATATACACCTCTCTAAACAATGCTAAAAGTCACAGGCCAGagcaaacacacaaaatacattCCATGCCCTCATGAAGCCCAGTCTAAGAAATGGGACTGTCCTCACCAGAGTCGAAGCAGAAGTCTCGTGGCTCTTGCTTGATGGTCATCGGGTGGAAGGCAGCCTGGGACGGGCCCATGTTGGGAACACCTTGCTCAGCGTAGCGGGGGTCTAGGAGCTCCTGTTTGAAGCCCTGAGAAGGCACAGGAACCAAGGGCTCTGACATTTGGCGATGGTAAGGTGGCCTTCCATCTCTTGAAGAAGTACTGGGGACCTGTGGCATAAAGTTGGGTCTTCCTTGGGCGTCAGAAGGTGGGAATGGGAGGCAAGGCTCTGAAAGCTGTCGCTGAAacctacaataaaaaaacaacaacaacaacattcaaaAATCAGAAACTGTTTTGGAGTGAATAACACCGGTCACTTTCAGTTAAATCCATGCAGATGCTTATGATTGAAGGAAGTCATAAACAAAGCATGTAAAACTATCAATGCATTTGTCATGTGACACAGGATAAATAAAAGAGCAGCTTAGCACAAGAACTTTAGTGTTTTCTGCTGCTGGCTGTAAATGATGTGCCACACATTCTCCAGCAAGCTCCCAGGAATTCAGCTACAGGTGTCAAGGCAGGACGCCACTGGGGTCGTATTATTATAGCCCCCCAGCAGTGATGTGCATGTTAGATTTTTGGTCATCTgccatttaatataatatattattatatcaaatgTTTGGGTagtgatatttaaattttttcaattgtaattttaaggaattaactaattaaaaaaatatatataaatattcagcaaaaatgcatcaaatatgagagttaagacatttataatgatacaaaagatttccatttcaaataaatgctgttttttatattctattgATCAATGAATTTGGGGGGAAAAATGCAAAATGGCTTCCACAAAACATTAAGCCTtgataataatgaaatgtttcttgagcaccaaatgtgatttttgaaggatcattttgaagtgcttttttttatatacaatattacgGTTTATTTCTgagcaaacaaatgcagcctaagagacatctttcaaactaattaaaaaagaaaaaagaataatctTAAGCTCAAATTTTTTATCGGCAATATAGCATTCCAATAAATGGATACTACATTTTAcattcaataaaatacaatatatattatttatttatacaggatagataatttttttccttcatgTTCATAGTAAGGCAAGAAAACCATcacaaaaagtttaaaatattccaCTGAGGTAAAAATATAGCAAATAAACATGCTGAAGTGCCAGGGTTCAAGTTCAAAGGTCCTGAAACCATGCAGAGACTGACCTAGGTTCATTATTGAAGTGAGTGTCACGGTTTAGGGGTGGACAGGGAACTGCAAAAGGTGGGCTCTGGCCGTGGTGAGGGAGTGCCTGCTGGCTGGGGGTGCTCTTGGTCACTGAAGGCTGCCCATGAAGGAGACGCTGTCCTAATGTTGTGTTGGAGATGGAGGGAGGAGTCTGTTCATGCAGGGGACGTGTCCCCAGAGCACTGGTGGGGCCACATGGCGAGACGGGCGTTGAGGGAGGAGTCAATGGCTTAAACCCAGTGGGCTTCCTTTCATAGGCACTGTTTAGAGGAAAATTAAGACAATTAGTCACCAAACAGACGAGACGATCTCAATGACATTGAGATGGATATCTAAGAAAGTACCTGTAGCTGTAAAGGCACTTCTCTCCATATGGCATGGGACTTCTATCCTGGCTACAGGGGGAGAGATCTTCGGAGGGACTCAGTTCCCGTTTGATCTTCCCCGGCGGTGGGCCATGAAACATCACTGTGAGAGAAAAGAGCAGGAGATGTTTCTAATGAAGCAGAGTGTCCAGTCGAACACATCAACAGAAGTGCAGTCACATGCCTAAGAAGGAGGTTCTTCTCCAGCTTTAAACCACCGTATTTCACGGGTAATAACAATCGACTGCGAGGCATAAAAGCTCTTCGTCCTGCCCATCAGTATCATGGTGCAGAACAACACACGCAATCAAAGCGCTCCCCTCAGATTTCCATCATAGCCGAGTCAATACTCATGAATCAGTGTGGTCGTAATTCAATGATTGTGAATGATTTTCCTTCCCGCACTGTAACCATTAGCTCCTGGATCTCTGCATCAAGCTCTCACGTCCGGCGCCACATAATGGCCAACGCAACTGGATCCACACAAGTTGAGGCAGATAAATCACCCAGACTGTACTTATAAGACACTAGGTAAGGCATGTGAAAGCTCAAAGAATGCGTTAAAGTgctagtacacccaaaaatgaccaCATCTGATATGTTCTATATGGGCATTGATTAGTGTGATGATGTGTGTATGAAATCCTGTTCATCATAAATAAAGCCGTTATCTCTTGAGAAGACCTGGATTAAACTGCTTTATTCATATGAATCACATTTAGTGTCTCAACGGTTTTGATGTGTTACATTTTTGTGGTGTGAGCTTTCAGCAGgaggacagaaatctctcaggtttcattaaaaatgtcatttgggtttcaaaaatgaacaaaaatgagtaaatgacagaattaacatGTCTGGGTGCATGCTCTTCCACATAAACGATCAAAAGTAATTGTTCAAGCGGGATGATTTCCTGCTCTGTGGTCATTGGGGTTATTGCTAAAGTGGCCACTCCCCATTGATACAGCACTGGGATTGTAGGAGGGCATGGGGTGCCATGAGACGTCCAGATGACCCcttgatacttaaaaaaaaaaaaaaaaaaaaaaaaaaaaaaaaaaaaaaaaaacacttttgcacTGAAATGCAGCATGAAGAAACCTACAACTTGCATTAAAAAAGTGGCTGATTTTACAAAGAGCATGTCACAAACCTTTTCAGTAACATGCCAAAACTGGACCAAAATGCATGTTCTTGTACGCACCCCGTCTCCTAGCCTCAACATCAgacgaaaacaaaaacaaacttcagAGACAAAACGGGGGAGGGGAAATAACATAAAATGCTCCGCCGAGCATTCCTCAAGTAGTTCCTTTGGCTTTGATACCTGCGGCCAGGCTTTAACAAATTGGGTGCATTTGGACTGAGAACCCTCAATGAAATGAGCTTCAGTGGCTGTGGATTTGATGGGTTAAGGTAgactgtgggggggggggggggccttTTCCACTCACCCTTCCTGATGGAATCCAGTCCATTCCAGAGTCTGAACGGAGTGCATGAAAGTGTGAAATCTGATTATGAGCttggatcatgtgatgctgataCCAGTCGGCTGATTTCACTGAAAAAATAGATGGTCGAGGGGGTTCTCGCTGAGATGATTCAAGCAAGAATGAAAAGCGGAAGACCATTTAAGTCTTAATAAAACAAAGCACTATTTGGTTGAGTGTGAGGGGATGTTAGACCACTGACCAAGTTAAAGAGTATATCGATTACTTTAAAAGTTAATGCATGCTAAAACATCtaatatatgcattatattatgAGCTCCATTTGAGAGTATGACTGCTGGCATCTTCAACAGCTCAAATCAACGAGACTGTCTGGCACACTAGACACCATCTTAGTCTAAGATCTCCTTTGTTTCCCATGTAACTTTGGCTTTGAATTTGAGCAAGAGATGAATAATAAATAGCTCCAAGAGCTCAAACCCTGCTGTTTTCCCTAGCCCTCTCTGGAATGCTTCCAAAGTACACTGCCAAGgagaataaataatatatctcAAGGTACTCACAGCTCTCCGACTGGAAATCTGGGACAAACTGTTCGTCATCGGGCACCTGAGCTGTGGAGAGAGATTGGAGAGCATTAAAGACTTGCAAACAATGCGCCCTGCTGATAAACAATCTGAGGATCAATGTCAATTTGTCAGACAATGTTTCTTTTGGGATTTTTTGTATCTCACTGCCAACTTTTTGGAAACTGCCAGAAAGCTAGTGCAGCGGACCAAATTAAATGGCCCGAGTGTCATGAAAAATAAACAGCAGCTGGGGCAAAGTGCATCACTTAGACATTAAATATTCCACATGCATATATTACAAGAAATATTAATgagtatgaaatataaatgtaagcTGCACGACTAAGCAATAATGACATGCTTGAAATGTAATGTTTCGAACCTTCTGCGATCCAGATCTCCTGCAGCTGGCTGAGGTCCTGGAATAGTTCTGCGGATGACAGGCAAAGACAAGTCAGTCTGAAAGCATGAAA encodes the following:
- the LOC113053346 gene encoding ETS translocation variant 5-like isoform X2 yields the protein MDGFYDQQVPFMVPPNQKSLQVEEPYSRAVNDRKRKLVETELAQDTEELFQDLSQLQEIWIAEAQVPDDEQFVPDFQSESLMFHGPPPGKIKRELSPSEDLSPCSQDRSPMPYGEKCLYSYSAYERKPTGFKPLTPPSTPVSPCGPTSALGTRPLHEQTPPSISNTTLGQRLLHGQPSVTKSTPSQQALPHHGQSPPFAVPCPPLNRDTHFNNEPRFQRQLSEPCLPFPPSDAQGRPNFMPQVPSTSSRDGRPPYHRQMSEPLVPVPSQGFKQELLDPRYAEQGVPNMGPSQAAFHPMTIKQEPRDFCFDSEVPKCQSSFGRAASFYQSHENFSFERDQQLYFDDTCVVPERLEGKVKQEPSVYRDGPPYQRRGSLQLWQFLVTLLDDPANGHFIAWTGRGMEFKLIEPEEVARRWGIQKNRPAMNYDKLSRSLRYYYEKGIMQKVAGERYVYKFVCDPEALFSMAFPDNQRPNLKADPDGLPGVDDDTLPLAHYDEGASYLVDGGEQCVAGMPFPDGYVY
- the LOC113053346 gene encoding ETS translocation variant 5-like isoform X1, yielding MDGFYDQQVPFMVPPNQKSLQVEEPYSRAVNDRKRKLVETELAQDTEELFQDLSQLQEIWIAEAQVPDDEQFVPDFQSESLMFHGPPPGKIKRELSPSEDLSPCSQDRSPMPYGEKCLYSYSAYERKPTGFKPLTPPSTPVSPCGPTSALGTRPLHEQTPPSISNTTLGQRLLHGQPSVTKSTPSQQALPHHGQSPPFAVPCPPLNRDTHFNNEPRFQRQLSEPCLPFPPSDAQGRPNFMPQVPSTSSRDGRPPYHRQMSEPLVPVPSQGFKQELLDPRYAEQGVPNMGPSQAAFHPMTIKQEPRDFCFDSEVPKCQSSFGRAASFYQSHENFSFERDQQLYFDDTCVVPERLEGKVKQEPSVYRDGPPYQRRGSLQLWQFLVTLLDDPANGHFIAWTGRGMEFKLIEPEEVARRWGIQKNRPAMNYDKLSRSLRYYYEKGIMQKVKVAGERYVYKFVCDPEALFSMAFPDNQRPNLKADPDGLPGVDDDTLPLAHYDEGASYLVDGGEQCVAGMPFPDGYVY